The Collimonas sp. PA-H2 genome contains a region encoding:
- the infC gene encoding translation initiation factor IF-3 — protein sequence MATDKSHRINGEITAPELRLSGVENEALGIVSLAEAFRLAEEANVDLVEIAPTAQPPVARLMDYGKFKYQEQKKAHEAKLKQKVILVKEVKFRPGTDDGDYNIKLRNLTRFLDEDGDKVKITLRFRGREMAHQDIGMRMLERLKADLEPYGQVEQWPKMEGRQMIMIIGPKKKK from the coding sequence ATAGCTACGGACAAGTCACATCGCATCAACGGCGAAATTACGGCGCCAGAATTGCGCTTATCCGGTGTCGAGAACGAAGCACTCGGTATCGTCAGTCTGGCTGAGGCCTTCCGCTTAGCGGAAGAGGCGAACGTTGACTTGGTGGAAATCGCACCGACAGCGCAGCCGCCGGTAGCCCGTTTGATGGACTACGGCAAGTTCAAGTACCAGGAACAGAAGAAGGCGCACGAGGCCAAGTTGAAGCAGAAGGTCATCCTGGTGAAGGAAGTCAAATTCCGCCCGGGTACCGATGATGGTGATTACAACATCAAACTGCGCAACCTGACCCGCTTCCTGGACGAAGACGGCGACAAGGTCAAGATCACGCTGCGTTTCCGCGGCCGTGAAATGGCTCACCAGGATATCGGTATGCGCATGCTGGAACGTCTGAAAGCAGACCTGGAGCCGTACGGACAGGTCGAGCAGTGGCCGAAGATGGAAGGGCGCCAGATGATCATGATCATTGGCCCTAAGAAGAAGAAATAA
- the thrS gene encoding threonine--tRNA ligase: MIAVKLPDGSQRQFDAPLTVAQVAASIGAGLAKAALAGKVDGKLVDTSFLIERDVELAIVTDKDADGLEVIRHSTAHLLAYAVKELFPDAQVTIGPVIENGFYYDFAYKRPFTPEDLLEIEKKMAELAKKDEPVTRKVVARDEAIAYFESIGEAYKAELIGSIPQDQEVSLYTEGTFTDLCRGPHVPSTGKLKVFKLMKLAGAYWRGDAKNEMLQRVYGTAWAKKDEQEAYLHMLEEAEKRDHRKLGRALDLFHFQDEAPGLIFWHAKGWSIWQQVEQYMRGVYNDNGYQEVKAPQILDRSLWEKTGHWENYRESMFTTESENRSYALKPMNCPGHIQIFNSSLHSYRDLPLRFGEFGQCHRNEPSGALHGMMRVRGFTQDDGHIFCTEEQIQDEVAVFDKLVRKVYLDFGFTEVAVKLALRPEKRVGEEEVWDRAENALREAIRASGAEWEELPGEGAFYGPKIEYHLKDSIGRSWQCGTMQVDFSMPGRLGSEYVTEDNGRKVPVMLHRAIVGSLERFIGMLIENHAGAMPLWLAPVQVVVLNISDAQSEYVQNVAQTLKKQGFRVETDLRNEKITYKIRQHSLQKPPYILVVGDKERDANTVAVRARGNVDLGVMPIDVLVERLKNEVETKA; encoded by the coding sequence ATGATAGCAGTCAAACTTCCCGATGGTTCACAGCGTCAATTCGACGCGCCGCTGACTGTGGCGCAGGTCGCCGCCAGCATTGGCGCCGGCCTGGCCAAGGCGGCTTTGGCCGGCAAGGTCGACGGCAAGCTGGTCGATACTTCTTTCCTGATCGAGCGCGATGTCGAGCTGGCGATCGTGACCGACAAGGATGCCGACGGCCTGGAAGTGATCCGCCATTCGACAGCGCATTTGCTGGCCTACGCGGTCAAGGAACTGTTTCCTGACGCGCAGGTGACTATCGGGCCGGTGATCGAAAACGGTTTTTACTACGATTTCGCCTACAAGCGTCCGTTCACTCCGGAAGACTTGCTGGAAATCGAAAAGAAGATGGCTGAGCTGGCTAAGAAGGACGAGCCTGTCACACGCAAGGTGGTGGCGCGCGATGAGGCGATTGCCTATTTTGAATCGATCGGCGAGGCTTACAAGGCAGAGCTGATCGGCTCGATTCCGCAAGACCAGGAAGTCTCGCTCTACACGGAAGGCACGTTCACCGACCTGTGCCGCGGTCCGCATGTGCCGTCGACCGGCAAGCTGAAAGTATTCAAGCTGATGAAACTGGCCGGCGCTTACTGGCGCGGCGACGCCAAGAATGAAATGCTGCAGCGGGTGTACGGCACTGCCTGGGCCAAGAAGGATGAGCAGGAAGCCTATCTGCACATGCTGGAAGAGGCGGAAAAGCGCGACCACCGCAAGCTGGGCCGCGCGCTCGACCTGTTCCACTTCCAGGACGAAGCGCCGGGCCTGATTTTCTGGCATGCCAAGGGCTGGTCGATCTGGCAGCAGGTCGAGCAGTACATGCGCGGTGTCTATAACGACAATGGTTATCAGGAAGTCAAGGCGCCGCAGATCCTCGACCGGTCCCTGTGGGAAAAGACTGGCCACTGGGAAAATTATCGCGAAAGCATGTTCACTACCGAATCGGAAAACCGCAGCTATGCGCTGAAGCCGATGAACTGCCCTGGCCATATCCAGATTTTCAATTCCAGCCTGCACAGCTATCGCGACCTGCCTCTGCGCTTCGGTGAGTTTGGCCAGTGCCATCGCAACGAGCCGTCCGGCGCCTTGCACGGCATGATGCGGGTACGCGGCTTTACCCAGGATGACGGCCATATTTTCTGTACAGAAGAACAAATACAGGATGAGGTTGCGGTGTTCGACAAGCTGGTGCGCAAGGTCTATCTCGATTTCGGCTTTACCGAAGTGGCGGTCAAGCTGGCTCTGCGTCCTGAAAAGCGGGTCGGCGAGGAAGAAGTCTGGGATAGGGCGGAAAATGCCTTGCGCGAAGCCATCCGCGCTTCCGGCGCCGAGTGGGAGGAGTTGCCGGGCGAGGGCGCTTTCTACGGTCCGAAGATCGAGTACCACCTGAAGGATTCGATCGGCCGTTCCTGGCAGTGCGGCACCATGCAGGTCGACTTTTCGATGCCGGGCCGCCTTGGTTCGGAATATGTCACTGAAGACAACGGCCGCAAAGTACCGGTCATGCTGCATCGTGCTATTGTCGGCTCGCTGGAGCGTTTTATCGGCATGCTGATCGAAAATCACGCCGGCGCCATGCCCTTGTGGCTTGCCCCAGTGCAAGTTGTTGTTTTGAATATCTCCGACGCCCAGTCCGAATATGTGCAGAATGTTGCGCAAACGCTGAAAAAACAAGGGTTTAGGGTAGAGACTGATTTGCGTAATGAGAAGATTACCTATAAAATACGGCAGCATTCTTTGCAGAAGCCGCCTTATATACTGGTTGTCGGTGATAAAGAGCGGGATGCAAACACAGTGGCCGTGCGAGCGCGGGGCAATGTCGACCTGGGTGTGATGCCTATCGACGTACTGGTGGAGCGCCTCAAGAACGAGGTCGAGACCAAAGCCTGA
- the pheT gene encoding phenylalanine--tRNA ligase subunit beta, translating to MQFSESWLRSMVDPKMTSDELSHLLTMSGLEVEEVEPVAPPFTNIVVGLVVETAKHPNADRLNVCQVDVGAGTMLNIVCGAPNVRPGLKVPCAMVGAILPPGADGKPFEIKLGQLRGVESQGMLCSARELKLSEDHGGLLELPDDAPVGQNFRDYFELNDLKFTIKLTPNKADCLSVLGVAREVSALTGTPLKQPVFKVVSANITETLPVKISAPDLCGRFSGRVIRGLNAKAPTPQWMKQRLERSGQRPISALVDISNYVMLELGRPTHVFDLDKIHGGLDVRWGKAGESLKLLNGNTVSVDDWIGVIADDRQIESLAGIMGGDATAVSLETQNIYLEAAFWWPQAIQGRARRFNFSTDAGHRFERGVDFATTVEHIERITALLVEICGTPATQIGPIDDQSVNLPKRDPVKVRTARAIRVIGVPLSDSQIADIFTRLGLAFTQENGVFSVTPPSYRFDIEIEEDLIEEIARVYGFENIPALPPVAPNAMYIAPENQRSLFTTRRQLADLDYQEVINFSFVEAAWEADFAGNLAPIKVLNPIASQMGVMRSTLIGSLIANVKYNLNRKLNRVRIFETGAVYMRDQQVENGPLAVAGYAQPKRVAGLAYGPQADEQWGQASRTVDFFDVKADLEALFAPVVLRFAKLEHPALHPGRSAQVLLGDKVVGFIGELHPRLQQKYELPLAPVVFEVDGLALQQRQVPAYVEISKFPAVVRDLAVVVKQAVYAQDLLDVFAAEQQGNPVCRILQAIVLFDEYHGKGLENDEKSLAFRFTLQDTENTLQDDTVEAAMAALIAAVSKVPTARLRA from the coding sequence ATGCAATTCTCTGAAAGCTGGCTGCGTTCCATGGTCGATCCGAAGATGACTTCGGACGAATTGTCCCATCTGCTGACCATGTCCGGTCTCGAAGTGGAAGAGGTCGAGCCGGTCGCGCCGCCCTTTACCAATATCGTGGTGGGCTTGGTGGTCGAGACCGCCAAGCATCCGAATGCCGATCGCCTGAATGTCTGCCAGGTCGATGTCGGCGCCGGCACCATGCTCAATATCGTCTGCGGCGCGCCGAATGTGCGCCCTGGCCTCAAAGTGCCTTGCGCCATGGTTGGCGCCATCCTGCCGCCGGGCGCGGACGGCAAGCCGTTCGAGATCAAGCTCGGCCAGCTGCGCGGCGTCGAGTCGCAAGGCATGCTGTGTTCGGCGCGCGAGCTGAAGCTGTCGGAAGACCACGGTGGCTTGCTGGAACTGCCGGACGATGCGCCGGTCGGCCAGAATTTCCGCGATTACTTCGAACTGAACGACCTCAAGTTCACCATCAAGCTGACGCCGAACAAGGCGGATTGCCTGTCGGTGCTGGGCGTGGCGCGCGAAGTGTCGGCCTTGACCGGCACGCCACTGAAGCAGCCGGTGTTCAAGGTCGTCAGCGCCAACATTACTGAAACGTTGCCTGTCAAGATTTCGGCACCCGATCTGTGTGGTCGTTTCTCCGGCCGCGTGATCCGCGGCCTCAATGCCAAGGCGCCGACGCCGCAATGGATGAAGCAGCGCCTGGAGCGCAGCGGCCAGCGTCCGATCTCGGCGCTGGTGGATATCTCCAATTACGTGATGCTGGAGCTGGGCCGTCCGACCCACGTGTTCGACCTCGACAAGATCCACGGCGGCCTCGATGTCCGCTGGGGCAAGGCCGGCGAATCGCTCAAGCTGTTGAATGGCAATACGGTCAGCGTTGACGACTGGATCGGCGTGATCGCCGACGACCGGCAAATCGAATCGCTGGCCGGCATCATGGGCGGCGACGCCACCGCAGTTTCGCTGGAAACGCAAAACATCTATCTGGAAGCCGCTTTCTGGTGGCCGCAAGCGATCCAGGGCCGCGCCCGCCGCTTCAATTTCTCGACCGATGCCGGTCATCGCTTCGAGCGTGGTGTCGATTTTGCCACTACGGTGGAGCATATCGAGCGGATTACCGCCTTGCTGGTCGAAATCTGCGGTACGCCTGCGACCCAGATCGGCCCGATCGACGACCAGAGCGTCAACCTGCCGAAGCGCGATCCTGTCAAAGTGCGCACCGCGCGCGCGATCCGCGTCATCGGCGTGCCTTTGTCGGATAGCCAGATCGCCGACATCTTCACCCGCCTGGGCCTGGCGTTCACGCAAGAGAACGGCGTGTTCTCGGTGACGCCGCCGTCCTACCGTTTCGATATCGAGATCGAGGAAGACCTGATCGAGGAAATCGCCCGCGTCTACGGCTTTGAAAATATCCCTGCCCTGCCGCCGGTAGCGCCGAACGCCATGTACATCGCGCCGGAAAACCAGCGCTCGCTGTTCACCACGCGACGGCAGCTGGCCGACCTGGATTACCAGGAAGTGATCAACTTCAGCTTCGTCGAAGCAGCCTGGGAAGCCGATTTCGCCGGCAACCTGGCGCCGATCAAGGTGCTCAACCCGATCGCCAGCCAGATGGGCGTGATGCGCTCGACCCTGATCGGCAGCCTGATCGCCAACGTCAAATACAATCTGAACCGCAAGCTGAACCGGGTGCGGATTTTTGAAACCGGCGCGGTCTACATGCGTGACCAGCAAGTCGAGAACGGCCCGCTGGCGGTAGCCGGCTACGCGCAGCCGAAGCGGGTCGCAGGCCTGGCTTACGGTCCGCAAGCCGACGAGCAATGGGGCCAGGCTAGCCGCACTGTCGATTTCTTCGACGTCAAGGCTGATCTGGAAGCCCTGTTTGCGCCTGTGGTTTTGCGTTTCGCTAAACTCGAACATCCGGCGCTGCATCCCGGCCGTTCGGCGCAAGTGCTGCTGGGCGATAAAGTCGTCGGTTTCATCGGCGAGCTGCATCCGCGCCTGCAACAGAAATATGAGCTGCCTTTGGCGCCGGTTGTGTTTGAAGTCGACGGCTTGGCGTTGCAGCAACGGCAAGTGCCGGCCTACGTCGAAATTTCGAAATTCCCGGCGGTGGTGCGCGATCTTGCGGTAGTGGTCAAACAAGCCGTTTATGCACAGGATTTACTGGACGTTTTTGCTGCTGAGCAGCAAGGAAATCCAGTATGCCGGATTCTGCAAGCCATTGTTTTATTTGATGAATATCATGGCAAAGGACTGGAAAATGACGAAAAAAGTCTTGCTTTCCGTTTTACCTTGCAAGATACTGAAAACACCCTCCAAGATGACACCGTAGAAGCCGCCATGGCTGCTTTGATCGCTGCTGTCAGCAAGGTGCCAACAGCAAGATTACGCGCCTGA
- a CDS encoding efflux transporter outer membrane subunit: MNTTKLHFNWPLRICVMAVALALAGCAAGPDFKQPDAPEVKAYTKEPLQAKTSSAETTGGAAQQFVEGMDIPAQWWTLFNSPALNAVIGQALKANPDLQSAQAALRAAQEQVSAQQGAFLPSVNASLAPTRQKQPVSAGQGTSPFNLHTAQVSVSYTLDAFGGNRRQVEGLQAQAEQQKFLLEAAYLTLTSNVVAAAVQEAALRAQIAATQEVLKVQGELLTLLQRQYQLGDVAQADVLAQQAALAQTQASLPPLLKSLALQRDLLTVLAGRFPSEELEQKFDLASLSLPQQLPLSLPSSLVQQRPDIRSAGAQLHAASAAVGVATANMLPQITLSANIGSAAAQMGDLFTAGTGLWSLVGGLTQPLFAGGALLHKKRASEALLEQAAAQYQSTVIHAFQNVADSLRALQYDADALQAQYLAERAAARSLEISRKSVQLGAATPQTLLTAQQTYQQAVIGLAQAQAARFADTAALFQALGGGWWNRGEPLAAATAR, translated from the coding sequence ATGAATACAACGAAATTGCATTTCAATTGGCCGCTGAGAATCTGCGTGATGGCAGTAGCGCTGGCGCTGGCCGGTTGCGCCGCCGGACCGGATTTCAAGCAGCCGGACGCGCCGGAAGTCAAGGCTTACACTAAAGAGCCGCTACAGGCAAAAACCTCGTCCGCAGAGACCACCGGCGGCGCAGCCCAGCAGTTCGTCGAAGGCATGGATATTCCCGCCCAATGGTGGACCCTGTTCAATTCTCCGGCATTGAATGCCGTCATCGGACAGGCGCTCAAGGCCAATCCGGATCTGCAATCAGCGCAGGCGGCGCTGCGTGCCGCCCAAGAGCAGGTGTCGGCGCAGCAGGGTGCGTTCCTGCCGAGCGTCAACGCCAGCCTGGCGCCGACCCGGCAGAAGCAGCCTGTGTCGGCGGGGCAGGGCACGTCGCCGTTCAACCTGCACACCGCCCAGGTCAGCGTTTCCTATACGCTGGATGCGTTCGGCGGCAACCGCCGCCAGGTGGAAGGTTTGCAAGCCCAGGCCGAGCAGCAGAAATTCCTGCTGGAAGCGGCTTATCTGACGCTGACCTCGAACGTGGTCGCGGCTGCCGTGCAGGAAGCCGCATTGCGTGCGCAGATTGCGGCGACGCAGGAAGTGCTCAAGGTGCAGGGCGAATTGCTGACGCTGCTGCAGCGTCAGTACCAGCTGGGCGATGTGGCCCAGGCCGACGTGCTGGCGCAGCAGGCGGCCCTGGCGCAGACCCAGGCCAGCCTGCCGCCCTTGCTAAAATCGCTGGCGCTGCAGCGTGACCTGCTGACGGTCTTGGCAGGGCGTTTCCCGAGCGAAGAGCTGGAGCAGAAATTCGATCTGGCCAGCCTCAGCTTGCCGCAGCAGCTGCCGCTCAGCCTGCCTTCAAGCCTGGTGCAGCAGCGCCCCGACATCCGTTCGGCGGGAGCGCAGCTGCATGCCGCCAGCGCCGCCGTCGGCGTGGCTACCGCCAATATGCTGCCGCAGATTACCCTGAGCGCCAATATCGGCAGCGCCGCCGCGCAGATGGGGGATTTGTTCACCGCGGGCACCGGCCTGTGGAGCCTGGTCGGCGGCCTGACGCAACCGCTGTTTGCCGGCGGCGCGCTGCTGCACAAGAAGCGCGCTTCGGAAGCCTTGCTGGAGCAGGCCGCGGCACAGTATCAAAGTACCGTGATACACGCCTTCCAGAACGTCGCCGACAGCCTGCGCGCCTTGCAATACGATGCCGACGCGTTGCAGGCGCAGTATCTGGCCGAGCGCGCCGCCGCGCGCAGCCTGGAGATCTCCCGCAAATCGGTGCAGCTGGGCGCCGCCACGCCGCAGACCTTGTTGACGGCGCAGCAAACTTATCAGCAGGCGGTAATCGGCCTGGCGCAGGCGCAGGCGGCGCGCTTTGCCGATACGGCGGCGCTGTTCCAGGCGCTGGGCGGGGGCTGGTGGAATCGCGGCGAGCCGTTGGCGGCTGCAACAGCGCGGTAA
- a CDS encoding type 1 glutamine amidotransferase domain-containing protein yields MNILMVLTSHDKLGDTGKKTGFWLEEFAAPYYVFLDAGAKLTLASPHGGQPPLDPKSDEPDAQTEATERFRKDSAAQAALASTIKLSTAQAKDYDAVFYPGGHGPLWDLAEDKDSIALIASMYAAGKPVSAVCHAPGVLRHVRAADGTPLVKGKKVTGFSDSEEAAVQLTDIVPFLVEAELKRLGGNYSKGADWSSYTLVDGNLVTGQNPASSVAVAELVLKMLA; encoded by the coding sequence ATGAACATATTAATGGTACTGACCTCGCACGACAAACTCGGCGACACAGGCAAGAAGACCGGCTTCTGGCTGGAGGAATTCGCCGCTCCCTACTACGTTTTCCTGGACGCCGGCGCCAAGCTGACCCTGGCCTCGCCGCACGGCGGCCAGCCGCCGCTGGATCCGAAAAGCGACGAACCGGACGCCCAGACCGAGGCCACCGAACGCTTCCGCAAAGACAGCGCCGCACAGGCCGCACTGGCCTCGACCATCAAGCTGTCGACAGCGCAAGCGAAGGACTATGACGCGGTGTTTTACCCAGGCGGCCACGGTCCTTTGTGGGACCTGGCGGAAGACAAGGACTCGATCGCACTGATCGCTTCCATGTACGCCGCCGGCAAGCCAGTCTCCGCGGTCTGCCATGCACCCGGCGTTCTGCGTCACGTACGCGCGGCTGACGGCACGCCGCTGGTCAAGGGTAAAAAAGTTACCGGTTTTTCTGATAGTGAAGAAGCTGCCGTGCAGTTGACCGATATCGTGCCCTTCCTGGTGGAAGCCGAACTGAAACGCCTTGGCGGCAATTACAGCAAAGGTGCGGACTGGAGCAGTTATACGCTAGTCGACGGCAACCTGGTCACCGGCCAGAATCCGGCTTCTTCGGTTGCGGTGGCGGAGCTGGTGTTGAAAATGCTGGCTTAA
- the rpmI gene encoding 50S ribosomal protein L35, producing MPKMKTKSSAKKRFRVRPGGTVKRGQAFKRHILTKKTTKNKRQLRGSVGVNDHNMVSVSRMLPNA from the coding sequence ATGCCTAAAATGAAAACGAAGAGCAGCGCCAAAAAGCGCTTCCGCGTCCGTCCGGGTGGTACTGTTAAACGCGGCCAAGCGTTCAAACGTCACATCTTGACCAAGAAAACTACCAAAAACAAACGTCAATTGCGCGGTTCCGTTGGGGTCAATGACCACAACATGGTATCCGTTTCGCGCATGTTGCCGAACGCTTAA
- a CDS encoding integration host factor subunit alpha, with protein sequence MNNMQTVEFESVLDADLNRAMREAQARSQAEKNLPTLTKAELAELLFEQVGLNKREAKDMVETFFDEIRDALERGESVKLSGFGNFQLRDKPQRPGRNPKTGEEIPITARRVVTFHASQKLKGMVEAASLQPIQPIQQFAAALPANS encoded by the coding sequence ATGAACAATATGCAGACAGTAGAATTTGAATCCGTTCTGGACGCCGATCTGAACCGGGCGATGCGTGAAGCGCAAGCCCGCTCGCAGGCAGAAAAGAATTTGCCGACACTGACCAAGGCGGAACTGGCTGAACTTTTGTTTGAACAGGTTGGTCTCAACAAGCGTGAAGCCAAAGACATGGTGGAAACGTTTTTCGATGAAATCCGCGATGCCCTGGAGCGTGGCGAGTCGGTGAAGTTGTCCGGCTTCGGCAATTTCCAGCTGCGCGACAAACCGCAGCGTCCGGGCCGCAATCCGAAAACCGGGGAAGAGATTCCTATCACTGCGCGCCGCGTGGTGACTTTCCACGCCAGTCAGAAACTCAAGGGCATGGTTGAAGCCGCAAGCCTGCAACCCATCCAGCCTATCCAACAGTTTGCCGCCGCTCTTCCAGCTAATTCATGA
- the upp gene encoding uracil phosphoribosyltransferase, translating to MLSDPRFPNLFILNHPLIQHKLTHMRSKETSTRTFRQLLREITLLMGYEITRDLPLTTQLIETPMQSMEAPVIAGRKLAVVPVLRAGIGMSDGLLDLVPSARVGHIGVYRDPDTHQPVEYLVRLPDLAERIFIVCDPMVATGNSAVHAVDVLKKRGVSDEQIIFLALVAAPEGVQVFQDAHPGVKLYVASLDSHLDAHAYIVPGLGDAGDRIFGTK from the coding sequence ATGCTCAGCGACCCACGTTTTCCAAACCTCTTCATCCTTAACCATCCGCTGATCCAGCACAAGCTGACGCATATGCGGAGCAAGGAAACCTCGACCCGCACTTTCCGCCAGCTGCTGCGGGAAATTACCTTGTTGATGGGTTATGAAATCACGCGCGACCTGCCGCTGACCACGCAGCTGATCGAGACGCCGATGCAGAGCATGGAGGCGCCGGTGATTGCCGGGCGCAAGCTGGCGGTGGTGCCGGTGCTGCGGGCGGGGATAGGCATGAGCGACGGTTTGCTGGACCTGGTGCCGTCGGCGCGGGTGGGGCATATCGGGGTGTACCGCGATCCGGATACGCATCAGCCGGTGGAGTATCTGGTGCGTTTGCCGGATCTGGCGGAGCGCATCTTCATTGTTTGCGATCCGATGGTGGCGACCGGTAATTCGGCGGTGCATGCGGTGGATGTGCTGAAGAAGCGTGGCGTCAGCGATGAACAGATCATCTTCCTGGCGCTGGTGGCCGCGCCTGAGGGGGTGCAGGTGTTTCAGGACGCGCATCCTGGCGTCAAGCTGTATGTGGCGAGCCTGGATTCGCATCTGGATGCGCATGCTTACATCGTGCCGGGCCTGGGTGATGCCGGCGACCGCATATTCGGCACCAAATAA
- the rplT gene encoding 50S ribosomal protein L20, whose amino-acid sequence MPRVKRGVTARARHKKVLNLAKGYRGRRSKVYRVAKQAVMRAGQYAYRDRRNKKRVFRALWIARINAASREHGMTYSVFMNGLKRASIELDRKVLADMAVMDKPAFAAIVNQVKANIAA is encoded by the coding sequence ATGCCTAGAGTAAAACGTGGGGTTACAGCTCGTGCCCGTCATAAAAAAGTTCTAAACCTTGCCAAAGGTTATCGCGGTCGCCGCAGTAAAGTCTACCGTGTAGCCAAGCAAGCAGTCATGCGCGCTGGTCAATACGCATACCGTGACCGCCGCAACAAGAAGCGCGTATTCCGTGCTTTGTGGATCGCCCGTATCAACGCCGCTTCCCGTGAGCATGGCATGACATACAGCGTATTCATGAACGGTCTGAAGCGTGCTTCGATCGAACTGGACCGTAAGGTTCTGGCTGATATGGCAGTGATGGACAAGCCAGCGTTTGCTGCGATTGTCAATCAAGTCAAGGCCAACATCGCTGCGTAA
- a CDS encoding MerR family transcriptional regulator codes for MNDRISKTELVVLPPIPAKRYFTIGEVSDLCGVKPHVLRYWEQEFTQLKPVKRRGNRRYYQHHEVLLIRRIRELLYEHGFTISGARNKLDGRLGAAAEAEQAAEAKQNEVNLIEVRHELEQILDLLIPKTEPAVE; via the coding sequence ATGAACGATCGCATTAGTAAAACCGAGCTTGTCGTATTGCCGCCGATTCCGGCCAAGCGTTATTTCACCATAGGCGAAGTGAGCGACCTGTGCGGCGTCAAGCCGCATGTGCTGCGCTATTGGGAGCAGGAATTCACCCAGCTGAAGCCGGTCAAGCGGCGCGGCAACCGCCGTTATTACCAGCATCACGAAGTGCTGCTGATCCGCCGCATCCGCGAACTGCTGTACGAACATGGCTTTACCATCAGCGGCGCCCGCAACAAGCTTGACGGCCGCCTTGGTGCTGCGGCGGAAGCCGAGCAGGCCGCTGAAGCCAAGCAGAACGAGGTGAATCTGATCGAGGTGCGCCACGAGCTGGAACAGATACTTGATCTGCTGATACCCAAAACCGAGCCGGCCGTTGAATAA
- the pheS gene encoding phenylalanine--tRNA ligase subunit alpha has product MNSLEQLVTQAQADFIAAVDAAALENAKAKYLGKTGQITEQMKGLGKLAPDERKVQGAVINNAKEQIEAALTARRDGLANAQMQERLNAEAIDVTLPGRGRGVGGIHPVMRSWQRIEEIFRSIGFDVADGPEIETDWTNFTALNSPENHPARSMQDTFYIEGNDTEGKPLLLRTHTSPMQVRYARMNKPPIKVIAPGRTYRVDSDATHSPMFHQVEGLWIAEDISFADLKGVYLNFVKAFFETDDLQVRFRPSYFPFTEPSAEIDIAFGSGPLKGRWLEVSGAGQVHPNVVRNMGLDPEQFIGFAFGSGIERLTMLRYGINDLRLFYEGDLRFLKQFN; this is encoded by the coding sequence ATGAACTCCCTAGAACAACTAGTAACGCAAGCCCAGGCTGATTTCATCGCCGCCGTCGACGCCGCCGCGCTGGAAAATGCGAAAGCCAAATATCTCGGCAAGACCGGCCAGATCACCGAGCAGATGAAGGGGCTGGGCAAGCTGGCGCCGGACGAGCGCAAAGTCCAGGGCGCAGTCATCAATAACGCCAAAGAGCAGATCGAAGCCGCGCTGACCGCGCGCCGCGATGGCTTGGCCAATGCGCAGATGCAAGAGCGCCTGAACGCGGAAGCGATCGATGTCACCTTGCCGGGCCGCGGCCGCGGCGTCGGCGGCATCCATCCTGTCATGCGATCGTGGCAGCGCATCGAAGAAATTTTCCGTTCTATCGGTTTCGACGTGGCTGACGGCCCGGAAATCGAAACCGACTGGACCAACTTTACCGCCTTGAACAGCCCGGAAAACCATCCGGCGCGTTCGATGCAGGATACCTTCTACATCGAAGGCAACGACACCGAAGGCAAGCCGCTGCTGCTGCGCACCCACACCAGCCCGATGCAGGTGCGTTACGCGCGCATGAACAAGCCGCCGATCAAGGTCATCGCCCCGGGCCGCACCTATCGCGTCGACAGCGACGCCACCCATTCGCCGATGTTCCACCAGGTAGAAGGCTTGTGGATTGCCGAAGACATCAGCTTCGCCGACCTTAAGGGCGTCTACCTGAATTTCGTCAAGGCCTTCTTTGAAACCGACGACCTGCAGGTACGTTTCCGCCCATCCTATTTCCCGTTCACCGAACCTTCGGCCGAGATCGACATTGCCTTCGGCAGCGGTCCGCTGAAAGGGCGCTGGCTGGAAGTCTCGGGCGCCGGCCAGGTGCATCCTAACGTGGTGCGCAACATGGGCCTGGATCCAGAACAGTTCATCGGTTTCGCGTTCGGCTCCGGCATCGAACGCCTGACGATGCTGCGTTATGGCATCAACGATCTGCGCCTGTTCTACGAAGGCGATCTGCGTTTCCTGAAACAATTTAATTAA